Genomic segment of Streptomyces zhihengii:
AGCGCGGTGCGGTGGGGAGGAAGCCGGGGCAGGGGGCGGGAGTCGTAGGCCCAGCGGGCGCGCAGCGTGAGCGGCCGCCCTCCCGGGAGGGTTCCCGAGACGCGCACCCCGCCGCCGTCGTCGTCGCGCACGGCGTCGACGGCGGCGGTCAGCCGTGTCACCAGGGAGGTGGCGTCGAGCCGGGCGCCGACCAGTTCCTCGAAGCCGCGCGACCGGATCATCTTGTACGTCCAGGGGTGCGGGCGGCTCTCCCATGCCTGGCCCCGGGGGCCGCGGACACCGAAGCTGTTCCACGACCGGACCACCGCGTCCTCGAACTCCCCCTCCCCGCGTTCCCAGAAGCACCACGTCCGCTCCGGCGGCCGCAAGGGGCCGCCGGGTGCGTCGATCAGGACGACACGGGGCGCGGGCCTGGCGCTCGTCGGCGAGGGCGGCACGGCCGTGAGCGCGTGCGCGAGGGACAGGCCCGCCGCACCCGCGCCCACGATGACGACATCCGCGTCGGTCACGGCTGGAGGCTGTCGGCTCCGGCGGCCGCGGGGCGGGGGGCCCGTGCGGGGCAGCAGCCGACCGGGCAGAGGTCGTGGCTCGCGCCGAGGGAGCCGAGGGCGCAGCGCTCGGCGTCGATGCCGCGTTCGGAGGCGGCGCGTTCCAGGAGCAGGTCGCGGACGGCGGCGGCGAAGCGGGGGTCGGCGCCGACGGTGGCGGAGCGGCGGATTGGCAGGCCGAGTTCGGCGGCCTTGGCGGTGGCCTCGGTGTCGAGGTCGTAGAGGACTTCCATGTGGTCGGAGACGAAGCCGATGGGGACCATGACGGCGGCCGGCGCCCCGGCCGTGTGCAGCGCTTCGAGGTGGTCGCAGATGTCCGGCTCCAGCCACGGGATGTGGGGGGCTCCGCTGCGGGACTGGTAGACGAGGTCCCAGGGGTGGTCGATGCCCGTCTCGTCGCGGACCGCGCCGGCCACGAGCCGGGCGACCTCCAGGTGCTGGCGGACGTAGGCGCCGCCGTCGCCGTGCTCGCCGGCGGGCCCCGAGGCGTCGGCCGCCGCGGTGGGGATGGAGTGGGTGGTGAACGCCAGGTGCGCGCCCGCCCTGATCTCCTCGGGCAGCTCCGCGAGCGAGGCGAGGACGCCCTCGGTCATCGGGCGGACGAAGCCCGGGTGGTTGAAGTAGTGGCGCAGCTTGTCCACACGCGGCGGGTGCAGGCCCTCCGCCCGCAGCGCGGCGATCGCGTCGGCGAGGTTCTCCCGGTACTGGCGGCAGCCGGAGTAGGACGCGTACGCGCTGGTCGCCAGGACCGCCACCCGCCGGTGCCCGGCCTCCGTCATCTCCCGCAGCGTGTCGGTCAGGTACGGGGCCCAGTTCCGGTTGCCCCAGTACACCGGCAGGCCGAGCCCGTGGCCCGCGAAGTCCTCCCGCAGCGCGTCCAGCAGCGCCCGGTTCTGG
This window contains:
- a CDS encoding ferrochelatase, whose translation is MSDLRDPAPYDALLLLSFGGPEGPDDVVPFLENVTRGRGIPTERLKEVGRHYFLFGGVSPINAQNRALLDALREDFAGHGLGLPVYWGNRNWAPYLTDTLREMTEAGHRRVAVLATSAYASYSGCRQYRENLADAIAALRAEGLHPPRVDKLRHYFNHPGFVRPMTEGVLASLAELPEEIRAGAHLAFTTHSIPTAAADASGPAGEHGDGGAYVRQHLEVARLVAGAVRDETGIDHPWDLVYQSRSGAPHIPWLEPDICDHLEALHTAGAPAAVMVPIGFVSDHMEVLYDLDTEATAKAAELGLPIRRSATVGADPRFAAAVRDLLLERAASERGIDAERCALGSLGASHDLCPVGCCPARAPRPAAAGADSLQP